GTTGTAGCCCGCGCTTATGTACAGGAAGGCCTTGCGGCGGTGCTGGATCTGCTCGAGGCCGCGCACGGTTTCGAGTGCCGTCTTGAATGCCACGTGCGCGCGCCAGCGTGATTCGTTCAGCGACGAGAGCTGTGTCGCCGTCTCGATCAGAATGCGGGGATCGAACGCTTCGCCCACCGCCCGGTCGATCGCCCGCAGGCGGTTCTGATCCGTCGTCATCTGCACGCGGATGGCCGACTTGCCGCTGGAGATGATCCCGAACTCGTCCCCCTGGTGGATCAGCGTGTCCGGCAGCAGGTCCATCACGCGGTGGATGAGCGGTGTGTCGGCGGCGCGGATGTGCAGGTCGTCGATGAAGATGACGAAGACCCGTCCCGGCGTCGCGGTCGCCGCCGGCGCGCCCCGGCCGGGCAGGATGATCCCCTCCTGGACTGGCGCGGGCGGCAGCAACTGGTTGTAGACGCGTCCGCCGTGGACCAACACGAGCGAGGCGATCTCCTGCGCGACGTCGTCCTCGTAGATGGTGAAGTCGTCGCGCGTCAGGTCGGGGATGAACAGGCCATCGCCGTCCCGCACGATGACGTCGGTCGTCACCAGGGTCACTCCGGATCGGAAGACCGGCGACTGACGCTGCGCGTCGAGGACTATTCCGGCGGTCGCGATGACGACCGCCAAGGCGACCGCCTTCCACGCGGCCGCAGAAGCCACACCGGGCGGGAACGGCATTTTTCGGAGTATAGCGCACGCATTCCAAACGGCCTTGCGCCTGCCGATCTCGTGTGTTATCAA
Above is a window of Acidobacteriota bacterium DNA encoding:
- a CDS encoding VWA domain-containing protein translates to MPFPPGVASAAAWKAVALAVVIATAGIVLDAQRQSPVFRSGVTLVTTDVIVRDGDGLFIPDLTRDDFTIYEDDVAQEIASLVLVHGGRVYNQLLPPAPVQEGIILPGRGAPAATATPGRVFVIFIDDLHIRAADTPLIHRVMDLLPDTLIHQGDEFGIISSGKSAIRVQMTTDQNRLRAIDRAVGEAFDPRILIETATQLSSLNESRWRAHVAFKTALETVRGLEQIQHRRKAFLYISAGYNFNPFDDARVNARIESMQQVGFFENGGTRLPEFDEPALDQFTTTDAFGEVFSDSELHNELLLLVDAANRANVSFYTVDVRGLTTIPDLDFDLRTTEWNEYIRKQHSSLRTLAELTGGMAVVNRNTFREAFTEIDAETSDYYVLGFYSSNPDETRRTRRLRVEVTQEGADVRSRTHYMLPFPGASAAAPAGAAPVTPVEAPGVDAR